In Vitis vinifera cultivar Pinot Noir 40024 chromosome 11, ASM3070453v1, a genomic segment contains:
- the LOC100242708 gene encoding mitochondrial outer membrane protein porin 4, with protein MGNGPAPFSDIGKKTRDLLNKDYNFDHKFTLLMQSPGGMGVTATGWKKDQIFFGDVSTLYKSGNTTVDLKLDTHSNVSTKVTAHDILPCTKVACSFKIPDHKSGKLDVQYLHPHAAIDSSIGLNPTPLLELSAAIGSKDLSLGGEVGLNTASASFTKYNAGIGINKPDFSVAVLLTDKGETLKASYIHSVNPPYGGTTVAAELTHKFNTYENSFTIGSAHVVDPYTMVKTRLSNNGKFAMLCQREWRPKSLITVSGEYDPKANNGATKLGLALALKP; from the exons ATGGGCAACGGTCCGGCCCCATTTTCAGATATTGGCAAAAAAACAAGAG ACCTCTTGAACAAAGATTACAATTTTGATCACAAGTTTACCCTGTTGATGCAGAGCCCTGGTGGAATG GGAGTTACGGCTACAGGTTGGAAGAAGGATCAAATCTTTTTTGGTGATGTTAGCACCTTGTACAAGAGTGGAAATACTACTGTTGATCTGAAACTTGATACCCATTCTAAT GTGTCTACAAAAGTGACTGCCCATGATATCTTGCCATGTACCAAAGTAGCATGTAGCTTCAAAATTCCTGACCACAAATCTGGCAAG CTGGATGTGCAGTACCTTCATCCTCATGCTGCAATTGATTCCAGTATTGGCTTGAACCCAACCCCTCTTTTAGAGCTTTCGGCTGCAATTGGCAGCAAGGATCTCAGTTTGGGTGGTGAAGTTGGATTGAATACTGCTTCTGCTTCATTCACAAAGTACAATGCTGGGATTGGCATTAACAAGCCTGATTTTTCAGTTGCAGTTTTGCT GACGGACAAAGGAGAGACACTGAAGGCATCTTACATTCATTCTGTGAATCCTCCTTATGGTGGAACTACAGTTGCTGCTGAGCTGACACACAAATTTAACACCTACGAGAACAGCTTTACCATTGGAAGTGCTCATGTGGTTGATCCTTACACCATGGTGAAAACAAGATTGTCGAACAACGGGAAGTTTGCTATGCTATGCCAGAGAGAGTGGAGACCTAAATCACTGATAACTGTTTCAGGAGAATATGACCCGAAGGCTAACAATGGAGCTACCAAGTTAGGTCTTGCCCTTGCTCTCAAACCTTGA